In Diorhabda carinulata isolate Delta chromosome 6, icDioCari1.1, whole genome shotgun sequence, a single genomic region encodes these proteins:
- the LOC130896045 gene encoding fibronectin type 3 and ankyrin repeat domains 1 protein produces MNDENWIYFKGATDEGPFYTTMHMTRYVKLGKSSVVRKIANIRPYLLDTENRENKTPLIQSIEFNDIQMINLLISLGANVNKSVIYNKRSPLMIAIEKGRLQIAKFLIDKGADVFARDINDLNLLHVAVDTNNLENVKFCFELIRNVNFKDNKGWTPLLRAAIMEVSKDIIDFLIENGADTSVRDNNGIDFETHCLLTGTVFMHKPRRLCPSAQGSGEAL; encoded by the exons ATGAACGatgaaaattggatttattTTAAAGGTGCTACCGACGAAGGTCCTTTCTATACCACAATGCATATGACTCGATACGTCAAATTAGGAAAATCGTCGGTTGTTAGAAAGATCGCGAATATAAG GCCATATTTACTAGACACCGAAAATAGGGAGAATAAAACACCTTTAATTCAATCAATCGAATTTAACGATAtacaaatgataaatttattgatatcttTGGGAGCTAACGTCAATAAAtcagttatttataataaaagatcTCCTCTGATGATCGCTATCGAAAAAGGACGACTCCAAATAgcgaaatttttaatagataaagGAGCAGATGTATTTGCAAGAGATATAAACGATTTGAATTTACTTCATGTAGCTGTGGATACGAATAATTTGGAAAacgttaaattttgttttgaattgataAGAAACGTGAATTTTAAAGACAACAAAGGGTGGACTCCTTTACTACGAGCAG CTATTATGGAAGTCTCCAAGGATATCATCGACTTTCTAATAGAAAATGGGGCCGATACAAGTGTTAGAGATAATAACGGAATCGATTTCGAGACACACTGTCTTTTAACTGGGACCGTCTTTATGCATAAACCCAGGAGGCTCTGTCCAAGTGCCCAAGGTTCTGGGGAGGCTctttaa
- the LOC130896044 gene encoding translin isoform X1, whose product MCTPTEIIKNIFTPFQDHINEEQDTREEMRKIVKEIEKPLREIITILQVIHHEKDVEKMHAACINARKTFEEVRQGYDSLNKLIPAGQYYRYNDHWRFATQRLCYLAGLIIFLEKGILIDKETTASILGLSNQSNLHLDLEDYLMGLLNLASELSRYAVNSVTLGDYNRPIQISRFVAQLNAGFRLLNLKNDSLRKRFDGLKYDVKKIEEVVYDLSIRGFASSSSSTEVQGEEK is encoded by the exons ATGTGTACTCCTActgaaatcattaaaaatattttcacccCGTTTCAAGATCATATAAATGAAGAACAAGACACAAGAGAG GAAATGCGTAAAATAGTAAAGGAAATAGAAAAACCTTTAAgagaaataataacaattcTTCAAGTTATACATCATGAAAAAGATGTCGAAAAAA TGCACGCTGCTTGTATAAACGCTAGAAAAACGTTTGAAGAAGTACGTCAAGGATATGATTCCTTGAACAAATTGATACCTGCAGGGCAGTATTATAGATATAATGATCATTGGCGATTTGCTACACAACGTTTGTGTTATTTGGCCGgcctaataatatttttggaaaaaggAATTTTAATTGATAAGGAAACAACTGCAAGTATTTTAGGac TTTCCAATCAGTCGAATCTTCACTTAGATTTAGAGGATTATCTCATGGGGTTACTAAATTTAGCTTCTGAATTG tcAAGATATGCAGTAAATTCCGTCACTTTAGGTGATTACAATAGACCTATACAAATTTCGAGGTTCGTGGCGCAGTTGAATGCCGGATTTAGGCTTCTGAATCTTAAGAACGATTCTTTGAGAAAAAGATTCGACGGATTGAAATATGATGTGAAGAAAATCGAAGAAGTTGTTTACGATTTGTCAATCAGGGGATTCGCTTCAAGTTCATCTTCTACTGAGGTACAGGGAgaggaaaaataa
- the LOC130896044 gene encoding translin isoform X2, with protein sequence MRKIVKEIEKPLREIITILQVIHHEKDVEKMHAACINARKTFEEVRQGYDSLNKLIPAGQYYRYNDHWRFATQRLCYLAGLIIFLEKGILIDKETTASILGLSNQSNLHLDLEDYLMGLLNLASELSRYAVNSVTLGDYNRPIQISRFVAQLNAGFRLLNLKNDSLRKRFDGLKYDVKKIEEVVYDLSIRGFASSSSSTEVQGEEK encoded by the exons ATGCGTAAAATAGTAAAGGAAATAGAAAAACCTTTAAgagaaataataacaattcTTCAAGTTATACATCATGAAAAAGATGTCGAAAAAA TGCACGCTGCTTGTATAAACGCTAGAAAAACGTTTGAAGAAGTACGTCAAGGATATGATTCCTTGAACAAATTGATACCTGCAGGGCAGTATTATAGATATAATGATCATTGGCGATTTGCTACACAACGTTTGTGTTATTTGGCCGgcctaataatatttttggaaaaaggAATTTTAATTGATAAGGAAACAACTGCAAGTATTTTAGGac TTTCCAATCAGTCGAATCTTCACTTAGATTTAGAGGATTATCTCATGGGGTTACTAAATTTAGCTTCTGAATTG tcAAGATATGCAGTAAATTCCGTCACTTTAGGTGATTACAATAGACCTATACAAATTTCGAGGTTCGTGGCGCAGTTGAATGCCGGATTTAGGCTTCTGAATCTTAAGAACGATTCTTTGAGAAAAAGATTCGACGGATTGAAATATGATGTGAAGAAAATCGAAGAAGTTGTTTACGATTTGTCAATCAGGGGATTCGCTTCAAGTTCATCTTCTACTGAGGTACAGGGAgaggaaaaataa